CATGGGCGTCTGTGCTCACCGCTGCGGCGCGAGCCGCTGGTCACGGGCCCCGCGGGCGCCTACGACGACCTCGTCCGGGTCGGCCGGTGGACCATGCGCGCCGCCGGGAGCGGCACGGGCGCGGCGCGCTGGGTCGTCCAGCGCTGCGGCGCCCGCCGCCGGGCCCTGACGCTCGCTGCCGGCGCGACGCCCGTCCTCGGCGACGGCTGGGTCGCGTGGATCGATCGCCGGCAGGTGCGTCTGCGCCGGCTCTCGACCGGGCGGACCACCAGCTGCAGGTGGTCGGGAAGCCGTCCGCGCATCGCGTTGAGCGCGAACCGGCTCATCGTCTCGCAGCCGGTGCCGGGCGGCTGGCGCGTCCGCGTCCTGCGGCTGCGCCAGGGGGCGCCCGCCGCCGGGGGCTAGCTCGTCACGAAGGCGAGCAGGAGGAGCAGGACGCTCAGCGACACCATCCAGAGCATCACCCGGTCGGGCGCGCTCTCGACGCGGTCGCGGGCCGACATCGGCGCGCGGCGCGGCTCGCGGGCGGTGGCGGCCGCGGCGCGGCGCTCCTCCGGGCGGCCGGTGATGCGGATGACGCCGCCGTCGGCGCCGGGCGGCGGCGCCATGGTGTCGTCCTGCTCGAGCACGATGCGCCGCGGCGCGGGCGCCGGCTCGTCGTCGACGAAGGCCTCGGCGTCCTCGAGCGCCGTGGCGCCCGTCGGCTCGTGGTGGGTGCGCACGAAGCGGTGGCCGCGGGTGGGCGGCTCGTCCTCGTCCAGGCCGAAGTCGTCCCAGACGTCGGCGTCCTGCGCGGTGCGGCGGCGCGGCTCGGCCAGGTCCTGCTGCGCACGACGGGCGGCGCGGCGGGAGGCGAGCTCGTCAGACACCGGCGGGCGGCCGATGACGTGCGCGGGCACGAGGTCGAAGTCGTCGTCGGCCCACACGGCGACGCGGCGACGGCCGCGCGCCCCCGTGTCGAGGTCGTCGCGGTCCGACTGGACGTCAGCCCACCAGTCGTGGGCCTCCTGGAATGCCATCGTGTCTAACGGTCTCTCTGGTCGGCCTACGGGGTTAGCTGACGGGTTCGCGCCTGAGACTCGGCGCTACGCGGCAAGGCGATTCACCCCAACTGGGAACGGGTCCCCCGCTCCCTGACCGACCGTCGCAGACGCCTCGGACAGGGACTCAGCGGTGATGTGCGCGCAGCATCGTAGCACCATGCGAAGTCCCTGCAAATGCGCGCAGTTACGTCGCCTTGCACCTGACCGTGCGGTCACCCCACGAGCCTCGCAGGCCGATGCACGTCCTTGTGGAGCGGCGATGTGCGGCGGGTTCTGCGCGACGGGCGGCAGGCGGCCACGTCGCGGGAGGCGCCGTTCGGGGGTGGTCTAGTTCGTGCGGCCCGCGACGGCGGCGACGTAGCTCGCGACGGCCTCGGCGTCCTCGCCGCTGACCAGCCCGCCGGGCATCTGGCCCTGCCCCCGCGCGCGGCCCTTCTCGATCGCGTCGAGGATGAGGGCCTTCGGCGGGCGCATCTGGTCGAGGTTCGGCCCGACCTTGCCGACGGCGTTGGAGGCCCCGAGCGTGTGGCACTGGGCGCAGCGGATCTTGAAGTCCTGCCGGCCCTCGGCCTGGGCCTTGGTGAGCTCGAGGCCGCCGGGCGCGTCCTCGGCCTTGGACTCCGAGTTGTCGACGAGGACGAGGGCGGGGACGGCGAGGCCCAGGACGAGCGTCAGGACCGTCACGCCGATCGCCGTGACCCGCCGCTCGGCGCGCGTCGGGCCGGCCGGCTTGCGGCGGCGACCGCTGCGCATCGCGACGCCCACGACGCTGAGGCCGAGGAGCACGAAGACGAGGACGAACACGATCGTCTGGAGCACGGCGGCGAGCCTACCCTCAACCGGGGACGCGCGACACGGGTCGCAACCGCGACGTCACGCCGTGGCCGTGGCGCTCAGCGCTTGCGCCCGCCGGCGAAGGACTGCACGGGCGGCGCGACGGCCCGGAAGTCGTCGGTCCCGGTCGCGGCGAGCTCCTCGGCCGGCGCGGCCCTGGCGGCCGCCTCGCCGCGCCGGCGGTCGAGCTCCAGCGCGTCGAGGATCGAGAACGGCCGGACCTCCGGCGCGGGCCTGCCGGCGAAGGCGCCCGGCAGCGCGGTGACCGAGCCCATCCCCTCCCCGCGCGCCCCGCCGACGATGGCGAAGTTCTTCTCGGTCTCGGTCGGGCGGGCGGCGATGGTCCCCGACGCGTCGAGGCGCTCGAGCCGGCGCACGACGACGTTGATCGCCCCGCCCGCGGAGGCGTGGCGCTCGAGGACGCCGACGGCGACGACGAGCGGCTCGGCGCGGACGACGACGCGGTCGCGCTCGTAGACCGGCGGCGGGACGACGACGTTCACCGTCCCGGTCTCGTCCTCCACGAGCAGGAAGCAGACGCCCTTGGCGGTGCCCGGCCGCTGGCGGGCGACGACGAGGCCGGGCAGCCGGACCGGCGTGCCGTGGGGCAGGCGCTCCAGGTCGCCCGCCGCGACCATGCCGCGGCTGCGCAGCTCGTCGCGCAGCAGGCCCAGCGGGTGGGCGCCGGTCGTCAGCCCGGTCGTCGCGTAGTCGGCGACCATCGCCTCCCAGCCGGCCACGGCCGGCAGGTCGGGAGCCGAGCCGGTGTCGAGCCCGAGCGCGAGCTGCGTCCCGGCCTCCTCGCGCATCCGCATCCCCGAGGTCCCCTGCCCCGCCACGAGCACCTTGCGCCCGGGGGCCGCGACGCCGAGCTCCCACAGCGCGCGCCGGCGGTCGCCGCCCACCAGGCCGTCGCAGGCGCCCGACCACGCGAGCTGCTCGAGCGCCGCCCGGCCGGCGCCCGCGCGTGAAGCGAGCTCGGCCGGGGAGGTGAACGGGCCCGAGGCGTCGCGCTCGGCCACCAGCGCGCGGACGTCGTCCTCGCGCACCCCCAGCACGTAGCCCAGCCCGACCCGCACCGCCCCCTCCGGCGTGACCGTGCACCCGACGGCGCTCGCGTTCACGTCGGGCGGGAGGACCTCGATGCCGCGGCGCTGGGCCTCGTGGACCAGCGCGTCGGAGGGGTAGAAGCCCATCGGCTGCTCGTCGAGGAGCGCGGCCAGGAACTCGGGCGCGTAGTGGACCCGCAGCCACGTCGACTGGTAGGCCAGCAGGCCGAACGCCGCGCCGTGGGCCTTGGGGAAGCCGAAGCCCGAGAAGCCCTTGACCATCGTCCACACGCGCTCGGCCAGCGCCTCGTCGACGTCGTCGAAGCGCGCGCACGCCCGCTCGACGAAGCGCTGGTGGTAGGCCTCGAGCGCCTCGATCGAGCGCTTGCGGCTCATCGCCCGGCGCAGCCCCTCCGCCTCCCCGGGCGAGAAGCCGGCGAAGGCCATCGCGGTCTCGATGACCTGGTCCTGGAAGATGATCGTCCCGAGCGTGTCGCGCAGGACCGGCTCGAGCGACGGGTGGTCGAAGGGGACCACGTAGTCGGGGTCCTCGCGCATCCGCTGGCGGCGCTCGATGTACGGGTTGACCGCGCCGCCGACGATCGGGCCGGGCCGGACGATCGCCACCTGGATCGTGAGGTCGTCGAGCGTCTCGGGCCGGGTGCGCCGCAGCGAGCCCATCTGCGCGCGCGACTCGATCTGGAAGACGCCGGTCGTCTCGGCGCGCTGGATCATCCCGAACGTCTCGGGGTCGTCGAAGGGGATGCGCGAGAGGTCGATCGTCTCCTGCCGGCGTGCCGCGACCATGTCGACGCAGCGCTCGACCGCCGAGAGCATCCCGAGGCCGAGCAGGTCGATCTTCAGGAAGCCCGCGTCGGCGCAGGAGTCCTTGTCCCACATGACCATCTGCCGGCCCTCCATCGCGGCCGGCACCACGGGGCAGCAGTCGACGAGCGGGCGGGTCGCGACGATCATCCCGCCCGAGTGCTGGGAGAGGTGGCGCGGCAGGCCGTGGGCCTCATGGGCCAGGCGGTGCAGCCACGCCCAGCGGCCGTCGTCGACGCGGTCCTCGCCCAGCGCGTGGGCGATGTCCTGGTCGACGGTCTTGGCCGAGAAGGCCTCGGAGGAGCGCGCCACGCGCTCGATCTCCCCGGGCGGCAGGCCGAGCGCCTTGCCCAGCTCGCGGATCGCGCCGCGCGCGCGGAAGGTCGGGAACGCCGCGACGAGCGCCGAGCGCTCGCGCCCGTAGCGCTCGTGGACGCGTGGGATGAGGACCTCGCGCACGTCGCGCGGGAAGTCGAGGTCGATGTCCGGCAGCGCCGTGATCTCGTCGTTGAGGAAGCGCCCGAGGAAGAGGTCGTTGGCCAGCGGGTCGATGTGCGAGAGGCCGGTGAGGTAGCAGACGATCGACGAGACGCTCGAGCCGCGGCCGCGCCCCGGCGGCAGCACCGCGCGCGCCGCCGAGGGCCCGCGCACCTCGGCCGCCACCTCGCGCGCGAGCTCGAGCAGGTCGTGGTGCAGGAGGAAGAAGCCCGACAGGCCGAGGCCGCGGATGAGCGCGAGCTCCTCGTCCAGGCGCTGGACCGCGTCGGCGCGCAGCCGGTGGCCCTCGGGGTAGCGCAGGTCGAAGCGCGCGGCGCACACCTCGGAGAGCTGGCGGTCGGCCGTCGGGTCCTCGGCGCCCGGGTAGCGGTAGCCGAGGTCCTGGGTGAGGTCGAAGGAGATCTGCTCGGCGATCCGGCCCGTCTCGGCGACCGCGTCGGGGTGGTCGGCGAAGCGCGCCGCCATCGCCGCGGGCGACGCGAGCACGTGGCTGTGGTTGCCGCGGCGCAGCGGCTCGGACGCGTCGAGCGTCGTGTGCTCGCGGATGGCGACGAACGCGTCCTGCAGCTGCGCCCGCTCGCGCGTGTGGGCGTGGACGTCGCCCGTCGCGACGCACGGCACGCCGAGCCGCTCGGCCAGCGACGCCAGCCCGCGGTTGAGCGCGCGGTCGCGGCGCAGGTAGGGCCGCTGGAGCTCGACCCGGAAGCCGTCGCGCCCGAACGCCCGCAGCAGCCGGCGCATCATCGGCTCGTCGCGCACGCCGCGCCTCGCGCAGCCCGAGAGGCAGATGAGCCCCTCGGCGTGCGCCTCGAGGTCGGCGAGCGTCAGCACCGGGTCGAGCACCCGCCGCGGCGGCCGGCCACGCTGGCGCGACCCGCCCGGCCGGAACCCGCCGCCGTGGCGGCGCACGATGGCCTCGACCTCCGGCGACGCGCCGTCGGGCAGGTCCCCGCGCGTGTGCGCGTGGGCGCGCGTGAGCAGCAGGCAGAGGTTGCGCCACCCCCGCGCGTCGCGCACCAGCAGCGTGAGGTGCCGCGTCGCGTCGCCTCCACCCGCCGGGTCGACGACGTCGACCTCCGCCCCGTGGATCGCCTTGAGCCCCAGCGCGCCGGCCGACTGCGCGAACTCCATCGAGCCCGAGACCGTGTTGTGGTCGACGAGCCCGAGCGCCCGGTGTCCCCGCTCGAGCGCCGCCGCCACGAGCTCCTCGGGCAGCGACGCGCCGTCCAGGAAGGAGAAGGCGGAGTGCGCGTGGAGCTCGACGTACGACACGAACGCATGTTCGCATCCGGGGCGGACGGCTTCAGCCCGGCGCCCCAGAGGCGGTTCGGGACCGAAGGACGTTGGCGGATGGGTCGGACGGAAACGGTTCGGGGGTTGGTCCTGCGGTCGAAGCGGCAACTGCTCGGCCCTGGCCCGTGCACGTGCCGCCGCGTCGTCGAGCGGGGACTTGGAGTCGCCAGGCGAGCTCAAGTCGCCGGTCGACGCAGCGAGCAGAGCTCGTCCCTACACCGCCGCCAGGCAGTCCGCCCGCGCCTCCCACACCCCGTCCAACCCGCGCGTCGCCGCCCCGAGCAGCCGCGCCTGCGAGGTCGCGTGGGACCCCTCGACACCGAGGCCGACGCCCACCGACGCCCCGACCTCGCCGCCGCGCTCGGCATCGTCGACGGCGTAGGTGCGGGCGTGGACGACGGCCGCCTCGTCGAGCCGGCGGCGCAGTGCCGCGCCGATCGCGGCGGGGTCGCGG
The DNA window shown above is from Conexibacter sp. SYSU D00693 and carries:
- a CDS encoding DNA polymerase III subunit alpha: MSYVELHAHSAFSFLDGASLPEELVAAALERGHRALGLVDHNTVSGSMEFAQSAGALGLKAIHGAEVDVVDPAGGGDATRHLTLLVRDARGWRNLCLLLTRAHAHTRGDLPDGASPEVEAIVRRHGGGFRPGGSRQRGRPPRRVLDPVLTLADLEAHAEGLICLSGCARRGVRDEPMMRRLLRAFGRDGFRVELQRPYLRRDRALNRGLASLAERLGVPCVATGDVHAHTRERAQLQDAFVAIREHTTLDASEPLRRGNHSHVLASPAAMAARFADHPDAVAETGRIAEQISFDLTQDLGYRYPGAEDPTADRQLSEVCAARFDLRYPEGHRLRADAVQRLDEELALIRGLGLSGFFLLHHDLLELAREVAAEVRGPSAARAVLPPGRGRGSSVSSIVCYLTGLSHIDPLANDLFLGRFLNDEITALPDIDLDFPRDVREVLIPRVHERYGRERSALVAAFPTFRARGAIRELGKALGLPPGEIERVARSSEAFSAKTVDQDIAHALGEDRVDDGRWAWLHRLAHEAHGLPRHLSQHSGGMIVATRPLVDCCPVVPAAMEGRQMVMWDKDSCADAGFLKIDLLGLGMLSAVERCVDMVAARRQETIDLSRIPFDDPETFGMIQRAETTGVFQIESRAQMGSLRRTRPETLDDLTIQVAIVRPGPIVGGAVNPYIERRQRMREDPDYVVPFDHPSLEPVLRDTLGTIIFQDQVIETAMAFAGFSPGEAEGLRRAMSRKRSIEALEAYHQRFVERACARFDDVDEALAERVWTMVKGFSGFGFPKAHGAAFGLLAYQSTWLRVHYAPEFLAALLDEQPMGFYPSDALVHEAQRRGIEVLPPDVNASAVGCTVTPEGAVRVGLGYVLGVREDDVRALVAERDASGPFTSPAELASRAGAGRAALEQLAWSGACDGLVGGDRRRALWELGVAAPGRKVLVAGQGTSGMRMREEAGTQLALGLDTGSAPDLPAVAGWEAMVADYATTGLTTGAHPLGLLRDELRSRGMVAAGDLERLPHGTPVRLPGLVVARQRPGTAKGVCFLLVEDETGTVNVVVPPPVYERDRVVVRAEPLVVAVGVLERHASAGGAINVVVRRLERLDASGTIAARPTETEKNFAIVGGARGEGMGSVTALPGAFAGRPAPEVRPFSILDALELDRRRGEAAARAAPAEELAATGTDDFRAVAPPVQSFAGGRKR
- a CDS encoding cytochrome c, translating into MLQTIVFVLVFVLLGLSVVGVAMRSGRRRKPAGPTRAERRVTAIGVTVLTLVLGLAVPALVLVDNSESKAEDAPGGLELTKAQAEGRQDFKIRCAQCHTLGASNAVGKVGPNLDQMRPPKALILDAIEKGRARGQGQMPGGLVSGEDAEAVASYVAAVAGRTN